One Citrobacter amalonaticus genomic window carries:
- the aceE gene encoding pyruvate dehydrogenase (acetyl-transferring), homodimeric type yields the protein MSERFPNDVDPIETRDWLQAIESVIREEGVERAQYLIDQLLSEARKGGVKVAAGTGASNYINTIAVEDEPEYPGNLELERRIRSAIRWNAIMTVLRASKKDLELGGHMASFQSSATVYDVCFNHFFRARNEQDGGDLVYFQGHISPGIYARAFLEGRLTEEQMDNFRQEVHGNGLSSYPHPKLMPEFWQFPTVSMGLGPIGAIYQAKFLKYLEHRGLKDTSKQTVYAFLGDGEMDEPESKGAITIATREKLDNLVFVINCNLQRLDGPVTGNGKIVNELEGIFDGAGWNVIKVMWGGRWDELLRKDTSGKLIQLMNETVDGDYQTFKSKDGAYVREHFFGKYPETAALVADWTDEQIWALNRGGHDPKKVYAALKKAQETKGKATVILAHTIKGYGMGDTAEGKNIAHQVKKMNMDGVRYIRDRFNVPVTDEQVEKLSYITFPEGSEEHKYLHERRQALHGYLPSRQPNFTEKLELPTLEDFGALLEEQNKEISTTIAFVRALNVMLKNKSIKDRLVPIIADEARTFGMEGLFRQIGIYSPNGQQYTPQDREQVAYYKEDEKGQILQEGINELGAGSSWLAAATSYSTNDLPMIPFYIYYSMFGFQRIGDLCWAAGDQQARGFLIGGTSGRTTLNGEGLQHEDGHSHIQSLTIPNCISYDPSYAYEVAVIMHDGLERMYGEKQENVYYYITTLNENYHMPAMPEGAEEGIRKGIYKLETLEGSKGKVQLLGSGSILRHVREAAQILAKDYGVGSDVYSVTSFTELARDGQDCERWNMLHPMETPRVPYIAQVMNDAPAVASTDYMKLFAEQVRTYVPADDYRVLGTDGFGRSDSRENLRHHFEVDASYVVVAALGELAKRGEIDKKVVADAITKFNIDAEKVNPRLA from the coding sequence ATGTCAGAACGTTTCCCAAATGACGTGGATCCGATCGAAACTCGCGACTGGCTACAGGCGATCGAATCGGTCATCCGTGAAGAAGGTGTTGAGCGCGCTCAGTATCTGATTGACCAGCTTCTTTCTGAAGCCCGCAAAGGCGGCGTGAAAGTAGCGGCAGGTACAGGGGCCAGCAATTACATCAACACTATTGCCGTTGAAGATGAGCCGGAATATCCGGGCAATCTGGAGCTGGAGCGTCGTATTCGTTCTGCTATCCGTTGGAACGCCATCATGACCGTGCTGCGTGCGTCTAAAAAAGACCTCGAGCTGGGCGGCCACATGGCATCCTTCCAGTCCTCTGCGACGGTGTACGATGTTTGCTTCAACCATTTCTTCCGTGCCCGCAATGAGCAGGATGGCGGCGACCTGGTGTACTTCCAGGGCCACATCTCCCCGGGCATTTACGCACGCGCATTCCTGGAAGGCCGTCTGACTGAAGAGCAGATGGACAACTTCCGTCAGGAAGTTCATGGCAATGGCCTGTCTTCCTACCCGCACCCGAAACTGATGCCAGAATTCTGGCAGTTCCCGACCGTTTCTATGGGTCTGGGTCCAATCGGTGCGATCTACCAGGCTAAATTCCTGAAATATCTGGAACACCGTGGCCTGAAAGACACCTCTAAACAAACCGTTTACGCCTTCCTGGGCGACGGTGAAATGGACGAACCGGAATCCAAAGGTGCGATCACTATCGCTACCCGTGAAAAACTGGACAACCTGGTCTTCGTCATCAACTGTAACCTGCAGCGTCTGGACGGCCCGGTCACCGGTAACGGCAAAATCGTTAACGAACTGGAAGGCATCTTCGACGGCGCTGGCTGGAACGTGATCAAAGTGATGTGGGGCGGTCGTTGGGATGAGCTGCTGCGTAAAGATACCAGCGGTAAACTGATCCAGTTGATGAACGAAACCGTTGACGGCGACTACCAGACCTTCAAATCCAAAGATGGCGCGTACGTTCGTGAGCACTTCTTCGGTAAATACCCGGAAACCGCAGCACTGGTTGCAGACTGGACTGATGAGCAGATCTGGGCGCTGAACCGTGGTGGTCACGATCCGAAGAAAGTTTACGCCGCACTGAAAAAAGCGCAGGAAACCAAAGGCAAAGCCACCGTAATCCTGGCCCATACCATCAAAGGTTATGGCATGGGTGACACCGCTGAAGGTAAAAACATCGCGCACCAGGTGAAGAAAATGAACATGGACGGCGTGCGTTATATCCGCGACCGTTTCAATGTTCCTGTCACTGATGAGCAGGTTGAAAAACTGTCTTACATTACCTTCCCGGAAGGTTCTGAAGAGCACAAATACCTGCACGAACGCCGCCAGGCGTTGCACGGCTACCTGCCGAGCCGTCAGCCGAACTTCACTGAGAAGCTGGAACTGCCGACCCTGGAAGACTTCGGCGCGCTGCTGGAAGAGCAGAACAAAGAAATCTCCACCACTATCGCTTTCGTTCGTGCCCTGAACGTGATGCTGAAGAACAAATCGATCAAAGATCGTCTGGTTCCGATCATCGCCGACGAAGCGCGTACTTTCGGTATGGAAGGTCTGTTCCGTCAGATCGGTATTTACAGCCCGAACGGCCAGCAGTACACCCCGCAGGACCGTGAGCAGGTTGCGTACTACAAAGAAGACGAGAAAGGTCAGATTTTGCAGGAAGGGATCAACGAGCTGGGCGCAGGGTCTTCCTGGCTGGCGGCGGCAACCTCTTACAGCACCAACGACCTGCCGATGATTCCGTTCTACATCTACTACTCCATGTTCGGGTTCCAGCGTATTGGCGACCTGTGCTGGGCAGCAGGTGACCAGCAGGCGCGTGGCTTCCTGATTGGCGGGACGTCTGGTCGTACAACGCTGAACGGTGAAGGTCTGCAGCACGAAGATGGTCACAGCCATATTCAGTCTCTGACTATCCCGAACTGTATCTCTTACGATCCGTCTTACGCATACGAAGTTGCGGTCATCATGCACGATGGTCTGGAGCGTATGTACGGTGAGAAACAAGAGAACGTTTACTACTACATCACCACGCTGAACGAAAACTACCACATGCCAGCCATGCCGGAAGGTGCTGAGGAAGGTATCCGTAAAGGTATCTACAAACTCGAAACCCTGGAAGGTAGCAAAGGTAAAGTTCAGCTGTTGGGCTCCGGTTCTATCCTGCGTCACGTTCGTGAAGCAGCGCAGATCCTGGCGAAAGACTACGGCGTGGGCTCTGACGTGTACAGCGTCACCTCCTTCACTGAACTGGCACGTGATGGTCAGGACTGTGAACGCTGGAACATGCTGCACCCAATGGAAACTCCGCGCGTACCGTACATCGCTCAGGTGATGAACGACGCTCCGGCTGTAGCATCTACTGACTATATGAAACTGTTTGCCGAACAGGTTCGTACTTATGTACCGGCTGATGATTATCGCGTACTGGGTACCGACGGTTTCGGTCGCTCTGACAGCCGTGAAAACCTGCGTCACCACTTCGAAGTGGATGCATCCTACGTGGTGGTAGCGGCACTGGGCGAACTGGCTAAACGTGGCGAAATCGATAAGAAAGTGGTTGCGGATGCAATTACCAAATTCAACATCGATGCAGAAAAAGTTAACCCGCGTCTGGCGTAA
- the aceF gene encoding pyruvate dehydrogenase complex dihydrolipoyllysine-residue acetyltransferase, protein MAIEIKVPDIGADEVEITEILVKVGDKVEAEQSLITVEGDKASMEVPSPQAGVVKEIKVSVGDKTETGKLIMIFDSADGAAAAAPAPAEEKKEAAPAAAPAAAAAKEVHVPDIGGDEVEVTEIMVKVGDTIAAEQSLITVEGDKASMEVPAPFAGVVKEIKINTGDKVSTGSLIMVFEVAGAAPAAAPAQAAAPAAAAAPAATGAKDVNVPDIGGDEVEVTEVMVKVGDKVAAEQSLITVEGDKASMEVPAPFAGTVKEIKISTGDKVKTGSLIMVFEVEGAAPAAAAPQQAAAPAPAAAPAPAAAAPAAKAEGKSEFAENDAYVHATPLIRRLAREFGVNLAKVKGTGRKGRILREDVQTYVKDAVKRAEAAPAAAAGGGIPGMLPWPKVDFSKFGEIEEVELGRIQKISGANLSRNWVMIPHVTHFDKTDITDLEAFRKQQNAEAEKRKLDVKFTPVVFIMKAVAAALEQMPRFNSSLSEDGQRLTLKKYINIGVAVDTPNGLVVPVFKDVNKKSVTELSRELTVISKKARDGKLTAGEMQGGCFTISSIGGLGTTHFAPIVNAPEVAILGVSKSAMEPVWNGKEFVPRLMMPISLSFDHRVIDGADGARFITIINNMLSDIRRLVM, encoded by the coding sequence ATGGCTATCGAAATCAAAGTACCGGACATCGGGGCAGATGAAGTTGAAATCACCGAGATCCTGGTCAAAGTGGGCGACAAGGTTGAAGCCGAACAGTCGCTGATCACCGTAGAAGGCGATAAAGCCTCTATGGAAGTCCCGTCTCCGCAGGCTGGCGTTGTTAAAGAGATCAAAGTCTCTGTTGGCGACAAAACCGAGACGGGCAAACTGATCATGATTTTCGATTCCGCTGACGGTGCAGCAGCCGCTGCACCTGCTCCGGCAGAAGAGAAGAAAGAAGCCGCTCCGGCAGCAGCACCTGCAGCCGCAGCAGCGAAAGAAGTCCATGTCCCAGACATCGGCGGTGACGAAGTTGAAGTGACTGAGATCATGGTCAAAGTGGGCGACACCATCGCCGCTGAACAGTCGCTGATCACCGTAGAAGGCGACAAAGCGTCTATGGAAGTGCCGGCTCCGTTCGCGGGCGTCGTGAAAGAGATCAAAATCAACACCGGCGATAAAGTGTCTACCGGCTCTCTGATTATGGTCTTCGAAGTGGCGGGCGCTGCGCCTGCTGCCGCTCCCGCTCAGGCCGCTGCTCCAGCAGCCGCTGCGGCTCCTGCAGCCACTGGTGCGAAAGACGTTAACGTACCGGACATCGGCGGTGACGAAGTTGAAGTGACCGAAGTGATGGTGAAAGTGGGCGATAAAGTGGCCGCTGAGCAATCACTGATCACCGTAGAAGGCGATAAAGCTTCTATGGAAGTCCCGGCTCCGTTCGCGGGTACCGTTAAAGAAATCAAAATCAGCACCGGCGATAAAGTGAAAACCGGCTCTCTGATTATGGTCTTCGAAGTGGAAGGCGCAGCACCTGCTGCTGCCGCGCCACAGCAGGCTGCCGCACCGGCTCCGGCCGCTGCACCTGCGCCAGCTGCCGCTGCTCCAGCAGCGAAAGCCGAAGGCAAATCTGAGTTTGCTGAGAACGACGCTTACGTTCATGCGACCCCGCTGATTCGCCGTCTGGCGCGTGAGTTCGGCGTGAATCTGGCGAAAGTGAAGGGTACAGGCCGTAAAGGTCGTATCCTGCGCGAAGACGTTCAGACTTACGTGAAAGACGCTGTCAAGCGTGCGGAAGCCGCTCCGGCAGCCGCTGCAGGTGGCGGTATCCCGGGCATGCTGCCGTGGCCGAAAGTCGACTTCAGCAAGTTTGGTGAAATCGAAGAAGTGGAACTGGGCCGCATCCAGAAAATTTCGGGTGCTAACCTGAGCCGTAACTGGGTGATGATCCCGCACGTTACCCACTTCGACAAAACCGATATCACCGACCTGGAAGCGTTCCGTAAACAGCAGAACGCTGAAGCTGAGAAGCGCAAACTGGACGTGAAATTCACCCCAGTGGTCTTCATCATGAAGGCGGTTGCTGCGGCGCTTGAGCAGATGCCTCGCTTTAACAGTTCGCTGTCTGAAGACGGCCAGCGCCTGACGTTGAAAAAATACATCAACATCGGTGTGGCGGTGGATACGCCAAATGGTCTGGTGGTTCCGGTATTCAAAGACGTGAACAAGAAGAGCGTTACCGAGCTGTCCCGTGAACTGACCGTGATCTCCAAAAAAGCGCGTGACGGTAAGCTGACGGCTGGCGAAATGCAGGGCGGTTGCTTCACCATCTCCAGCATCGGCGGCCTGGGTACTACCCACTTTGCACCGATTGTGAACGCGCCTGAAGTCGCGATCCTCGGTGTATCCAAGTCGGCGATGGAGCCGGTGTGGAACGGTAAAGAGTTTGTACCGCGTCTGATGATGCCGATCTCTCTGTCCTTCGACCACCGCGTGATTGACGGTGCTGATGGTGCGCGTTTCATTACCATCATTAACAATATGCTGTCTGACATTCGCCGCCTGGTGATGTAA
- the lpdA gene encoding dihydrolipoyl dehydrogenase produces MSTEIKTQVVVLGAGPAGYSAAFRCADLGLETVIVERYSTLGGVCLNVGCIPSKALLHVAKVIEEAKALAEHGIVFGEPKTDIDKIRTWKEKVITQLTGGLAGMAKGRKVKVVTGLGKFTGANTLEVEGENGKTVINFDNAIIAAGSRPIQLPFIPHEDPRVWDSTDALELKSVPKRLLVMGGGIIGLEMGTVYHALGSEIDVVEMFDQVIPAADKDIVKVFTKRIGKKFNLMLETKVTAVEAKEDGIYVSMEGKKAPAEAQRYDAVLVAIGRVPNGKNLDAGKAGVEVDDRGFIRVDKQLRTNVPHIFAIGDIVGQPMLAHKGVHEGHVAAEVIAGMKHYFDPKVIPSIAYTEPEVAWVGLTEKEAKEKGISYETATFPWAASGRAIASDCADGMTKLIFDKETHRVIGGAIVGTNGGELLGEIGLAIEMGCDAEDIALTIHAHPTLHESVGLAAEVFEGSITDLPNAKAKKKK; encoded by the coding sequence ATGAGTACTGAAATCAAAACTCAGGTCGTGGTACTTGGGGCAGGCCCCGCAGGTTACTCTGCAGCCTTCCGTTGCGCTGATTTAGGTCTGGAAACCGTAATCGTAGAACGTTACAGCACCCTCGGCGGTGTTTGTCTGAACGTCGGCTGTATCCCTTCTAAAGCACTGCTGCACGTAGCCAAAGTTATCGAAGAAGCCAAAGCGCTGGCGGAACACGGTATCGTCTTCGGCGAGCCGAAAACCGATATCGACAAGATTCGTACCTGGAAAGAAAAAGTAATCACTCAGCTGACCGGCGGTCTGGCGGGTATGGCGAAAGGCCGTAAAGTGAAAGTGGTTACCGGTCTGGGTAAATTCACCGGGGCGAACACCCTGGAAGTAGAAGGTGAGAACGGTAAAACTGTGATCAACTTCGACAACGCGATCATTGCGGCGGGTTCCCGTCCGATCCAGTTGCCGTTCATTCCGCATGAAGATCCGCGCGTGTGGGATTCCACCGACGCCCTGGAACTGAAATCCGTACCGAAGCGTCTGCTGGTCATGGGTGGCGGTATCATCGGTCTGGAAATGGGTACCGTGTACCATGCGCTGGGTTCAGAAATTGACGTGGTTGAAATGTTCGACCAGGTTATCCCGGCGGCTGACAAAGACATCGTTAAAGTCTTCACCAAACGCATCGGTAAGAAATTCAACCTGATGCTGGAAACCAAAGTGACTGCCGTTGAAGCGAAAGAAGACGGTATTTACGTTTCCATGGAAGGCAAAAAAGCCCCTGCTGAAGCGCAGCGTTATGACGCCGTGCTGGTGGCAATCGGTCGTGTGCCGAACGGTAAAAATCTCGACGCTGGCAAAGCGGGCGTGGAAGTAGACGACCGTGGCTTCATCCGTGTTGACAAACAACTGCGCACCAACGTGCCGCACATCTTTGCTATCGGCGATATCGTCGGTCAGCCGATGCTGGCGCACAAAGGTGTTCACGAAGGTCACGTTGCCGCTGAAGTTATCGCCGGCATGAAACACTACTTCGATCCGAAAGTGATCCCATCGATTGCCTACACTGAACCAGAAGTGGCATGGGTAGGTCTGACCGAGAAAGAAGCGAAAGAAAAAGGCATCAGCTACGAAACCGCCACCTTCCCGTGGGCTGCTTCTGGCCGTGCTATCGCTTCCGACTGCGCAGACGGTATGACCAAACTGATTTTCGACAAAGAAACTCACCGTGTCATCGGTGGTGCGATTGTCGGTACCAACGGCGGCGAGCTGCTGGGTGAAATCGGTCTGGCGATCGAAATGGGCTGTGACGCAGAAGACATCGCGCTGACCATCCACGCGCACCCGACTCTGCACGAGTCCGTGGGCCTGGCGGCAGAAGTGTTCGAAGGTAGCATCACTGACCTGCCGAACGCGAAAGCGAAGAAGAAGAAGTAA
- a CDS encoding DUF2950 family protein → MKKVLLSTLLLSLPLMSYAQQMFATPDEAANAFARAIAGNNDTQLTALLGDDWRQFLPPQGADPEAVARFNRDWKVSHQIVQQGNVAHLNVGQESWQLPIPIVKASKGWHFDMSAAQDEISTRTVGRNELSAIQAMRAYVDAQYDYWQRKQVFATRIISHAGQQDGLYWPVKPGETPSPLGPAFSPESPGEGYHGYYFRIIASDNAKGFALLAWPVTWGETGVMSFMVSQDDRVYQTDLGEDSGLKAIAIEKFTPHDPWKPVE, encoded by the coding sequence ATGAAAAAAGTACTGTTAAGCACCCTGCTGCTCTCGCTGCCGTTAATGAGCTACGCCCAGCAGATGTTCGCCACGCCAGACGAGGCGGCCAACGCCTTTGCCCGTGCGATTGCTGGCAATAACGACACGCAGCTGACCGCTCTGTTAGGTGATGACTGGCGACAGTTTTTACCTCCACAAGGCGCGGACCCGGAAGCCGTCGCACGCTTTAACCGCGACTGGAAGGTCAGCCATCAGATTGTGCAACAAGGTAATGTGGCCCACCTGAACGTCGGTCAGGAAAGCTGGCAGTTGCCCATCCCCATCGTTAAGGCAAGCAAGGGCTGGCATTTTGATATGTCTGCCGCGCAGGATGAGATATCTACACGAACGGTGGGTCGCAATGAACTCTCGGCGATTCAGGCTATGCGTGCCTATGTCGACGCCCAGTATGATTACTGGCAACGCAAACAGGTTTTTGCCACCCGAATTATCAGCCATGCCGGTCAACAGGACGGTCTGTACTGGCCTGTCAAACCCGGCGAAACGCCCAGTCCGTTAGGACCGGCCTTCAGCCCTGAATCGCCTGGCGAAGGGTATCACGGCTACTATTTCCGCATCATTGCCAGCGATAACGCGAAAGGATTTGCGCTGCTCGCCTGGCCGGTTACATGGGGCGAAACGGGTGTGATGAGCTTTATGGTAAGTCAGGATGACCGGGTGTATCAGACGGATTTAGGGGAAGATAGCGGGCTAAAAGCCATCGCGATAGAGAAATTTACGCCTCACGATCCATGGAAGCCAGTGGAGTAA
- a CDS encoding DUF3300 domain-containing protein translates to MTLPFKPHVHALICSAGLLAASGVLYVKSRTPEAPVQPSTPVAAQPPAPVEPSPVAKTSFTTAQIDQWVAPIALYPDPLLSQVLMASTYPANVVQAVQWSRDNPTQQGDAAIQAVANQPWDPSVKSLVAFPQLMTLMGENTEWVQNLGDAFLAQPQDVMDSVQRLRLLAQQTGSLKSTPQQTVTSTPKKSVAATPSTTASASKSGAVSAAPASTVIKIEPADPQVVYVPSYNPSTVYGTWPNTAYPPVYLPPTPGEQFAGSFVKGFGYSLGVATTYALFSNIDWDDDDHHHDDDHHHDDDHHGGNGYQHNGDNININVDNFNRISGQNLKTQNMTWQHNPAWRGGVPYQNEATAQRFHQTNVSGGLSATQQPAATTSRDSQRQAAMAQLQQRHPDATLPQQPTATTRDAQRKAASQQLNQVAQRNNYRGYDDNNARRQSAQQTLKPSTSPAQQQHRDDLRTKAQQHPVSQSQRDTARQRIESSSPQQRQQTFQQNRANAFSGNDSRSPNWQSQQQRGQESRSLSNISTEQRAHARERASEHHEFRRR, encoded by the coding sequence ATGACGTTGCCCTTTAAACCCCACGTGCATGCGTTGATCTGTAGCGCCGGGCTACTTGCTGCTTCAGGCGTGCTGTATGTCAAAAGCCGCACACCGGAAGCCCCGGTTCAGCCCTCGACGCCCGTCGCCGCGCAACCGCCCGCGCCTGTCGAACCCTCTCCGGTCGCGAAAACGAGCTTTACCACGGCGCAAATCGACCAATGGGTCGCGCCGATCGCCCTCTATCCGGACCCGCTGCTTTCTCAGGTGCTGATGGCCTCGACCTATCCGGCTAATGTCGTCCAGGCAGTACAATGGTCGCGCGATAATCCGACACAACAAGGCGATGCCGCCATTCAGGCTGTCGCAAACCAGCCCTGGGATCCCAGCGTGAAGTCGCTGGTCGCATTTCCGCAACTCATGACGCTGATGGGGGAAAACACAGAGTGGGTGCAAAACCTCGGTGATGCGTTTCTGGCGCAACCGCAGGATGTGATGGATTCAGTGCAGCGCCTGCGCTTACTGGCCCAGCAAACCGGCTCGCTGAAATCCACTCCGCAGCAGACGGTAACCAGCACGCCGAAAAAGAGCGTCGCAGCAACGCCCTCAACTACCGCCTCCGCATCAAAGTCCGGCGCCGTTTCCGCCGCCCCGGCCTCTACGGTGATAAAAATTGAACCTGCGGATCCGCAGGTGGTGTACGTCCCCAGCTATAACCCCTCCACGGTTTATGGCACCTGGCCCAACACCGCGTATCCGCCAGTGTATCTGCCGCCTACGCCTGGTGAACAGTTTGCCGGCAGTTTTGTTAAGGGATTCGGCTACAGCCTTGGCGTCGCCACCACCTATGCGCTGTTCAGCAATATCGACTGGGATGACGATGATCATCACCACGATGACGATCACCATCATGACGACGATCACCATGGCGGTAACGGCTATCAGCACAATGGCGATAACATCAATATCAACGTCGATAACTTCAACCGTATTTCCGGGCAGAATCTGAAAACACAGAACATGACCTGGCAGCACAACCCGGCCTGGCGGGGTGGGGTTCCGTATCAGAATGAGGCGACTGCGCAGCGTTTTCATCAGACCAACGTCAGCGGCGGTCTCAGCGCCACGCAGCAGCCTGCTGCGACCACCTCCCGGGACAGCCAGCGTCAGGCGGCGATGGCGCAACTGCAACAGCGTCATCCGGATGCCACTTTACCCCAGCAACCGACGGCCACAACGCGGGATGCCCAGCGTAAAGCGGCGTCTCAACAGCTGAATCAGGTTGCCCAGCGCAATAACTATCGCGGCTATGACGACAACAACGCTCGCCGTCAGAGCGCGCAGCAGACGTTGAAACCATCGACCTCGCCGGCGCAACAACAGCATCGTGACGATCTCAGGACTAAAGCGCAGCAACACCCGGTCTCACAATCGCAGCGGGATACGGCACGCCAGCGTATCGAGTCCTCCTCGCCGCAGCAGCGTCAACAGACGTTCCAGCAAAACCGGGCGAATGCCTTTAGCGGCAATGACAGCCGCTCGCCGAACTGGCAATCACAACAGCAGCGCGGCCAGGAAAGTCGAAGTTTGAGTAATATCAGCACTGAACAACGTGCTCACGCGCGCGAACGCGCTTCTGAACACCATGAATTTCGCCGTCGCTAA